Proteins encoded together in one Gigantopelta aegis isolate Gae_Host chromosome 8, Gae_host_genome, whole genome shotgun sequence window:
- the LOC121378294 gene encoding SH2 domain-containing protein 4B-like codes for MLQQILRDMTIDPELLAELSEEQKQILFVKMREEQIRRYEEWAEEGDHKKANKPGKPSKPGHRNVNFLKGLDGQPWVWVMGDHKNDWTIEQILEEEAQAKALRQAEKEAEEIRKREDEETKRRIAEKKKRLEEEEKALRKKQQEEALYQSIKEARLAAEKLEEEKKKREAEDKLEDLRISDAELRRRTVEKMDRVKQRRSSEIYIQWKEMRHQLELSALKSSVEVDASWVEQEKKSKTAEKKMRELAQTAREEYRASLRRTKKLIDAAKMFGQNNSNTGSVKPPLPPKEHLIGVNNRLTQPRPSNRPPRPPNRAAVVEWFQQEERPRGVHLDATGKIAPWFHGIISRVEAEKLLENKGIGTFLVRVSERVWGYTISYKGDERIKHFLIDTSETGYQFFGASQMVHKTLSDLVTFHRDSPIAIKGNEMLEFPCRQAVEPPDYSELLGDVKSQVTFV; via the exons GAGCAGATCCGGCGTTACGAAGAGTGGGCAGAGGAAGGAGACCATAAGAAAGCAAACAAACCAGGCAAGCCATCCAAACCAG GCCACAGGAATGTCAATTTCCTGAAGGGCCTGGATGGTCAGCCGTGGGTGTGGGTGATGGGCGACCACAAGAATGACTGGACAATTGAGCAGATTCTCGAGGAGGAAGCGCAGGCGAAAGCTCTGCGACAGGCCGAGAAAGAAGCCGAGGAAATCAG GAAGCGGGAAGACGAAGAAACGAAGAGACGAATTGCTGAAAAGAAGAAACGTCTTGAAGAGGAAGAGAAAGCTTTACGCAA GAAACAGCAGGAGGAAGCATTGTACCAGAGCATCAAGGAGGCGAGGTTAGCAGCCGAAAAACtggaagaagagaagaaaaaacgTGAGGCAGAAGATAAACTGGAAGATTTGAGG ATTTCTGACGCCGAGCTTCGTCGCCGGACCGTGGAAAAGATGGACCGCGTGAAGCAGCGGCGGAGCAGCGAGATCTACATCCAGTGGAAGGAGATGCGGCACCAGCTGGAGTTGTCTGCCCTGAAGAGCAGTGTCGAGGTCGACGCCAGCTGGGTGGAACAAG AGAAGAAGTCGAAGACTGCTGAGAAAAAGATGCGCGAGCTCGCTCAGACTGCTAGAGAAGAATACCGCGCCTCTTTGAGACGAACTAAGAAATTAATTGATGCTGCCAAAATGTTTGGTCAGAATAACAGTAACACGGGCAGCGTGAAGCCTCCATTACCACCCAA AGAACATCTGATTGGTGTGAATAACAGACTTACCCAACCGCGACCTTCAAACCGTCCACCACGACCTCCAAATCGAGCCGCTGTTGTCGAGTGGTTTCAACAGGAGGAGAGGCCTAGGGGGGTGCACCTCGACGCCACGGGGAAGATAGCTCCCTGGTTTCACG GTATTATTAGCCGAGTTGAGGCGGAGAAATTGTTGGAGAATAAAGGCATTGGCACGTTTCTTGTGCGTGTTAGTGAGCGTGTCTGGGGCTACACGATATCATACAAGGGAGACGAGCGCATAAAACACTTCCTCATCGACACATCAGAAACAGGCTACCAGTTCTTTGGAGCAAGCCAGATGGTGCACAAAACCTTATCAGACTTAGTTACATTTCACAGA gacagtccaattgcaataaaaggaaatgaaatgtTGGAGTTCCCTTGCCGGCAAGCTGTCGAACCTCCCGATTACTCCGAGTTGCTAGGTGATGTTAAATCTCAAGTCACGTTTGTGTAG